One Thermoanaerobaculia bacterium genomic window, GCCCGGGCACCGTCGCGCCGACCTCCGGGGCGACGGACGTGATTCTCGAGAACGGGTCCGCGGCGTTCTTCTTCCACGAGGTCCTCTCGCATCCGATGGAGGCGGACGCGCCCGCGTCGCGCCTGGCGAACCTCGTCAAGGCACGCCTGTGCCCGCGCGAGATCGAGGTCGCCGACGAGCCGTCGCGGCTCGACCTCTTCGGCGGCTACCCGGTCGACGACGAGGGCGTGCCGGCGCGCAAGACGGCGCTGCTCTCGGCCGGGCACCTCGCCGGCCCGCTGCGCGACCGGCTCCGGTCCGATCCGCTCCACCCGTCGACCGGCAACGGCCGCCGGCCCTCCGCGTTCGACCACGCCGCGCCGCGCGGATCCAACCTCGTCGTCGGGCCCGGCGGAGCGAGCGAGGAAGAGATGCTTCACCGGCTCGGCACCGGGATCCGCATCGAGGAGTTCGACGGCGGCACGGTCGACCTCGCGTCGGGACGCTTCCGTCTCCGCTTTCCGGCCGCGCAGGCGGTGCAGCGCGGGCGCCTCGGGCAGCCGCTCGGGCCGGGGCACCTCGAGGGAGAGATCGTCGAGGCCCTCGCCGCCGTCGACCCGCTCCTCGGATCGCGCGCGAAACCGTGCCGGCAGCTCGCGTGGTGCGCGCGGGAGGGAAAGGTGCTGCCCGTCGGCGGCGAGGCCCCCGCGATGATCGTGCGCCGGCTGCAGGTGTCGCCGCGGTGAGCGGCGCGGAGAGAAT contains:
- a CDS encoding metallopeptidase TldD-related protein encodes the protein MSHRPIPPQLDLPLLSRWIEPLAREGFADLFFEWKSELHLSLRDGAIGASALSVESAVSARARRGNRVVLTASPRADEAGARDAVRRLAGMLSSSHFPKSAESGAPEPHGEADDPNRWTKKISGLIARAFENRPHRVEIRRRHATRLVVPAGRTPSQHDRPRLSLHGELLADTRGGPKWRVFNFHLPEADDGAFEELRLRLRALAGSGPGTVAPTSGATDVILENGSAAFFFHEVLSHPMEADAPASRLANLVKARLCPREIEVADEPSRLDLFGGYPVDDEGVPARKTALLSAGHLAGPLRDRLRSDPLHPSTGNGRRPSAFDHAAPRGSNLVVGPGGASEEEMLHRLGTGIRIEEFDGGTVDLASGRFRLRFPAAQAVQRGRLGQPLGPGHLEGEIVEALAAVDPLLGSRAKPCRQLAWCAREGKVLPVGGEAPAMIVRRLQVSPR